The Candidatus Saccharibacteria bacterium oral taxon 955 DNA segment CATATAATCGTCAATTACTTCAGCGATTAACTTATCAATCCTTAGCCGCTTTTCCTGACGCAGAGCCTGCTCGGCGACATTGCCAGAGCGCAAGACATCATTTACCATTGCCGCCAAACGGTCAACCTGTGCCACCGACTCCGCCAGGTACTGATCGCGATTTTTATACTCGCCGATGTTTAGCTGCATGTTCTCAAGCATGATCCGTAGTGCTGCCAATGGCGTTTTCAACTCATGCGAGGCCGCGCGAAGGAAGGCGATTTTCTCTTTCTCGAGCTGGGTGATCCGCTTATTCTCATGCTCCAGCGAGCGAATCATTTGCCACAGATTTTGATAGAGCTCATTGATATTTCGCCCCAGCACGCCGATTTCATCACGGCTATTCACTGGATAATGCGCACCCTTTTCTAGCCGCTGCATAGTCGTCGTCACCGCCGCCATCTGGCGAATCGGCCGTGTCACAAATCGGCTGTAGATGTACGAAAATAGCAGCGCCACGAGCAGTGAGCCAAGCATGGTATATGGCAGTACGTGCAAGGTAGCGAGTTTGGCCTGAGTGACGGGCGCCACGTCGGCCAGCAGCTTGACGGCGATCGTTTGGCCTTGGTTGTTCGTCACACTCCCCTGCCGCAAAATCACCGAGCGCGGATCGACCGTTTGGCCGTCAGCAATTTTTACCACGCTAGTGTCGACCGATTTACCGCTATCCGTCACGATGTTGATCGACTGAAACCCTTGAAAATACTGGTCGCGCCCATCAATCGTCAGCGTGATATTAACATTTTTCACCTGAGCAAAATCCTGGCTGAGACGGCGCATTTTCTCAGTCGATTTACCGCGTAGTTCAGCCACGAGCGCCGTGAGATTGTCCGCCGCCTCGCGCTCTTTTTGCTGCAGATAAAATTGCGGCATCAAGGTGTAGACCAGCGCATGCACCAGGATGATCAACGCCGCGAATAGGCCGATTGACACCAAAAATGTTTTGGGAAATAATTTAAGCCGCTTCATAGCGATAACCCACTCCCTTCACCGTGATGATGCAGTCGAGGTGCAATTTCTTGCGTAAGTTTTTGA contains these protein-coding regions:
- a CDS encoding HAMP domain-containing protein, coding for MKRLKLFPKTFLVSIGLFAALIILVHALVYTLMPQFYLQQKEREAADNLTALVAELRGKSTEKMRRLSQDFAQVKNVNITLTIDGRDQYFQGFQSINIVTDSGKSVDTSVVKIADGQTVDPRSVILRQGSVTNNQGQTIAVKLLADVAPVTQAKLATLHVLPYTMLGSLLVALLFSYIYSRFVTRPIRQMAAVTTTMQRLEKGAHYPVNSRDEIGVLGRNINELYQNLWQMIRSLEHENKRITQLEKEKIAFLRAASHELKTPLAALRIMLENMQLNIGEYKNRDQYLAESVAQVDRLAAMVNDVLRSGNVAEQALRQEKRLRIDKLIAEVIDDYMLLAKTRGMTFEVNTEPATISANRDMMRHVISNLASNAVRHGDTGSVITITCDQHELAIENACRPLTRKQLQHVFDPFYRNNATTKQYADSSGIGLYTVKMLLDAKGLDYDFTPHGRGMRFVVRFE